Proteins from one Colias croceus chromosome 22, ilColCroc2.1 genomic window:
- the LOC123701789 gene encoding CCAAT/enhancer-binding protein gamma-like isoform X2, translating into MILQDINNMPPVKRGRRGPSDADDEDDDYRKKRDRNNEAVKKSRFKSKQRTQETFTRVNKLKAENQMLEEKVKTLSKDLQFLKDLFMEYASNAKDPKFAGIDLQKLLEDVPDDKNKKRK; encoded by the exons atgatattaCAAGATATTAACAATATGCCTCCTGTTAAACGCGGGAGACGAGGTCCGAGCGACGCAGACGATGAAGATGATGATTATAGAAAAAAGCGGGATAGAAATAATGAG gCAGTAAAGAAGAGTAGATTCAAGTCAAAACAGAGAACGCAAGAAACGTTCACACGCGTCAACAAACTAAAAGCGGAAAACCAAATGCTGGAAGAGAAAGTCAAAACGCTATCAAAAGATCTGCAATTCTTAAAAGATTTGTTCATGGAGTATGCGTCTAATGCGAAGGACCCTAAGTTTGCGGGAATCGATCTACAGAAGTTATTAGAAGATGTACCAGATGATAAAA
- the LOC123701789 gene encoding CCAAT/enhancer-binding protein gamma-like isoform X1 yields MILQDINNMPPVKRGRRGPSDADDEDDDYRKKRDRNNEAVKKSRFKSKQRTQETFTRVNKLKAENQMLEEKVKTLSKDLQFLKDLFMEYASNAKDPKFAGIDLQKLLEDVPDDKSNGSTSKS; encoded by the exons atgatattaCAAGATATTAACAATATGCCTCCTGTTAAACGCGGGAGACGAGGTCCGAGCGACGCAGACGATGAAGATGATGATTATAGAAAAAAGCGGGATAGAAATAATGAG gCAGTAAAGAAGAGTAGATTCAAGTCAAAACAGAGAACGCAAGAAACGTTCACACGCGTCAACAAACTAAAAGCGGAAAACCAAATGCTGGAAGAGAAAGTCAAAACGCTATCAAAAGATCTGCAATTCTTAAAAGATTTGTTCATGGAGTATGCGTCTAATGCGAAGGACCCTAAGTTTGCGGGAATCGATCTACAGAAGTTATTAGAAGATGTACCAGATGATAAAAGTAATGGCAGTACTAGTAAATCGTAG